A single region of the Hoeflea prorocentri genome encodes:
- a CDS encoding GcrA family cell cycle regulator gives MSWTDERVERLKKLWADGLSASQIAAELGGVSRNAVIGKVHRLHLPGRAKSGGSSASRSKRVASGSRSSYGSSRSTVTRSIPRTSGATALKQEVIADAIAEIDTRPVEDVVVPIFRKLALTELTEKTCKWPVGDPLQEDFYFCGTDCDDNAPYCGYHSKLAFQPAADRKRSR, from the coding sequence ATGAGCTGGACTGATGAACGCGTCGAACGGCTTAAGAAACTGTGGGCTGACGGACTGAGCGCAAGCCAGATCGCCGCCGAGTTGGGCGGCGTGAGCCGCAATGCCGTCATCGGCAAGGTGCATCGCCTCCATCTGCCGGGCCGGGCCAAATCGGGCGGGTCCTCGGCTTCACGCAGCAAACGCGTGGCATCGGGATCGAGAAGCAGCTACGGCTCTTCGCGCAGCACTGTCACGCGGTCTATTCCACGTACCAGCGGGGCAACTGCCCTGAAGCAGGAAGTGATTGCCGATGCAATCGCCGAGATCGACACACGGCCCGTCGAGGATGTGGTTGTCCCGATCTTCCGCAAGCTGGCGCTGACGGAGCTGACGGAAAAAACCTGCAAATGGCCGGTCGGCGATCCGCTGCAGGAGGACTTCTATTTCTGCGGCACCGACTGCGACGACAATGCGCCCTATTGCGGCTATCATTCCAAACTGGCCTTCCAGCCGGCAGCGGACCGCAAGCGCTCGCGCTGA
- a CDS encoding AbrB family transcriptional regulator, whose amino-acid sequence MLRPGSDAAAILLTLAIGGVGLAAALFLGFPAPALTGPALAVTAFSVASVRLKISASLRNLCFVVIGLSMGTGVTPEVYEAARQWPLSFVLLAVSICIIFFACTAMLRRFWKQGRETAILSSTPGHLSYILGLSSQTRGDIPTISVIQSTRVLALTLLVPFAVSLMGYDTSIMGLPGATMDLYWLAVSLACALVLGFLLHRFRVPAALLLGGMIFSTLTHLTGLVEGHVPQWAVIPAFAIMGSLIGTRFSGVALSTLRRALGAGLVVTAIAFVVTIACAALLVQFIDLPFPQILIAFAPGGVESMAAVAVILGADPTFVAAHHVWRLVILTFLAPAVLGRTQKQTKKNGP is encoded by the coding sequence ATGTTGCGCCCCGGCAGTGATGCAGCAGCGATCCTGCTGACGCTTGCGATCGGCGGCGTCGGGCTTGCCGCGGCGCTGTTCCTTGGATTTCCGGCTCCAGCGCTGACCGGTCCCGCCCTTGCCGTAACCGCCTTCTCGGTCGCCAGTGTCCGGCTGAAGATTTCCGCTTCGCTGCGCAATCTCTGTTTTGTGGTCATCGGCTTGTCCATGGGCACCGGCGTGACGCCGGAGGTCTATGAGGCCGCGCGGCAATGGCCGTTGAGCTTCGTGCTCCTGGCGGTCAGCATCTGCATCATATTCTTTGCCTGTACGGCCATGCTCAGGCGATTTTGGAAGCAGGGCCGGGAAACGGCCATCCTGTCGTCAACACCGGGACATCTCAGTTATATTCTCGGCCTTTCCTCGCAGACTCGAGGCGACATTCCGACAATCAGCGTCATTCAAAGTACGCGCGTTCTTGCCTTGACCCTGCTTGTTCCCTTTGCCGTCAGCCTCATGGGCTATGACACGTCGATCATGGGCCTGCCGGGCGCGACGATGGACCTTTATTGGCTGGCCGTCAGCCTGGCTTGTGCTCTGGTCCTTGGTTTCCTGCTTCACCGCTTTCGCGTTCCCGCTGCGCTGCTGCTTGGCGGCATGATCTTCTCGACGCTCACCCATCTGACGGGACTTGTTGAGGGGCACGTCCCGCAATGGGCCGTCATTCCGGCCTTTGCCATCATGGGCAGTCTCATTGGCACCCGGTTTTCCGGCGTTGCATTGTCTACCCTGCGCCGCGCCCTCGGCGCCGGGCTGGTTGTCACGGCAATCGCTTTTGTCGTCACGATCGCCTGCGCAGCGTTGCTCGTCCAGTTCATCGATCTTCCGTTTCCGCAGATCCTGATCGCCTTCGCGCCGGGCGGTGTGGAATCCATGGCAGCTGTTGCGGTGATCCTTGGAGCGGACCCAACCTTTGTCGCCGCGCATCATGTCTGGCGACTTGTGATCCTGACATTCCTCGCGCCGGCAGTGCTGGGCCGCACACAAAAACAGACAAAGAAAAACGGCCCCTGA